One window of Ralstonia pickettii DTP0602 genomic DNA carries:
- a CDS encoding conjugal transfer protein has translation MIRSVPFFRARQAERPTGADAPADDAWTRHVSSLAAHGITEPGSALAAGRRNPATEADAQALYDVAPSFADLLPWVEYLPESMSMLLEDGQSVATFFELAPVGTEGRELAWLWQARDALENALQDSFDELDEHPWVVQLYAQDEANWDGYLRTLADYVRPRAQGIAFSEFYLRFLAHHLRAIAKPGGLFEDTTVTRLPWRGQVRRVRMVVFRRAPTTAVSRRGQSPEQSLSTICDRLVGGLANAGVKARRMHAADIHDWLLRWFNPHPTLLGPSAEDRERFYALTRYPEARETGEIELASGDFAQRLFFGQPCSDVVNGAWLFDGMPHRVIVMDRLRMPPATGHITGETRKGGDAVNALFDQMPEDTVMCLTLVATPQDVLEAHLNHVSKKSVGETLASEQTRQDVQQARSLIGSAHKLYRGALAFYLRGRDLQQLDARGLQLVNVMLNAGLQLVREEDEVAPLNSYLRWLPCVFDPALDKRQWYTQLMFAQHAANLAPVWGRSQGTGHPGITFFNRGGGPITFDPLNRLDRQMNAHLFLFGPTGSGKSATLNNILNQITAIYRPRLFIVEAGNSFGLFGDFATRLGLSVHRVKLAPGAGMSLAPFADAWRLVDTPGQVQTLDADDLDEDRDEDRDETTQVTDDDEQRDVLGELEITARLMITGGEDKEEARMTRADRSLIRQCILDAAQRCVADKRTVLTRDVRDALRGRANDMTLPEVRRARLLEMADAMDMFCQGVDGEMFDRPGTPWPEADITIVDLATFAREGYNAQLSIAYISLINTVNNIAERDQFLGRPIINVTDEGHIITKNPLLAPYVVKITKMWRKLGAWYWLATQNIDDLPKAAEPMLNMIEWWICLSMPPDEVEKIARFRELNPAQKALMLSARKEAGKFSEGVILSKSMEVLFRAVPPSLYLALAQTEPEEKAERFQLMQQYGIGELDAALKIAERIDCARGIASLPLDGLTP, from the coding sequence ATGATCCGGTCCGTTCCCTTCTTTCGGGCGCGCCAGGCCGAAAGGCCAACCGGTGCTGACGCGCCAGCCGACGACGCCTGGACCCGGCATGTGTCGTCGCTGGCCGCGCATGGCATTACCGAGCCCGGCAGCGCGTTGGCCGCCGGCCGCCGCAACCCGGCCACCGAGGCGGACGCCCAGGCGCTCTATGACGTCGCCCCGTCCTTCGCCGATCTGCTGCCCTGGGTGGAATACCTGCCCGAATCGATGAGCATGCTGCTGGAGGACGGCCAGTCGGTCGCGACCTTCTTCGAGCTGGCCCCTGTCGGCACTGAAGGGCGCGAGCTGGCCTGGCTGTGGCAGGCGCGCGACGCGCTGGAGAACGCGCTGCAGGATTCCTTCGATGAACTCGACGAGCACCCCTGGGTGGTCCAGCTCTATGCCCAGGACGAGGCGAACTGGGACGGCTATTTGCGCACGCTGGCAGACTACGTCCGGCCGCGCGCTCAGGGCATCGCCTTCAGCGAGTTCTATCTGCGCTTCCTCGCGCACCATCTGCGCGCGATCGCCAAGCCCGGCGGGCTGTTCGAGGATACCACGGTGACACGCTTGCCGTGGCGCGGCCAGGTCCGGCGCGTGCGCATGGTGGTCTTCCGGCGCGCACCAACGACAGCGGTCTCCCGGCGCGGCCAATCGCCCGAGCAGTCCCTGTCCACGATCTGTGATCGACTCGTGGGCGGGCTCGCCAATGCGGGCGTGAAGGCCCGCCGCATGCATGCGGCCGACATCCACGACTGGCTGCTGCGCTGGTTCAACCCGCATCCGACCCTGCTGGGGCCGAGTGCTGAAGATCGTGAGCGCTTCTACGCGCTGACCCGCTATCCCGAGGCGAGGGAAACAGGCGAGATCGAACTGGCTAGCGGCGACTTTGCCCAGCGCCTGTTCTTTGGGCAGCCGTGCTCGGACGTGGTCAACGGCGCCTGGCTCTTCGACGGGATGCCGCATCGGGTCATTGTGATGGACCGGCTGCGCATGCCCCCGGCGACGGGACACATCACCGGCGAGACCCGCAAGGGCGGCGATGCAGTCAATGCGCTGTTCGACCAGATGCCGGAAGACACGGTGATGTGTCTCACCCTGGTCGCCACGCCTCAGGACGTGCTGGAGGCGCACCTGAACCACGTGAGCAAGAAATCGGTGGGGGAGACGCTGGCCTCGGAGCAGACTCGCCAGGACGTGCAGCAAGCACGCAGCCTGATCGGCAGCGCGCACAAGCTCTACCGCGGCGCGCTGGCCTTCTACCTACGCGGGCGCGACCTGCAGCAACTCGACGCCCGCGGCCTGCAACTGGTCAACGTCATGCTCAACGCCGGTCTGCAGCTGGTGCGCGAGGAAGACGAGGTTGCGCCGCTCAACAGCTACCTGCGCTGGTTGCCCTGCGTCTTCGACCCGGCCCTGGACAAGCGGCAGTGGTACACCCAGCTCATGTTCGCGCAGCACGCCGCGAACTTGGCGCCGGTCTGGGGCCGCAGCCAGGGCACGGGGCATCCGGGCATCACCTTCTTCAACCGTGGCGGCGGGCCGATCACCTTCGATCCGCTCAACCGGCTGGATCGGCAGATGAACGCGCATCTGTTTCTGTTCGGCCCCACCGGCTCGGGCAAGAGTGCCACGCTCAACAATATCCTAAACCAGATCACGGCGATCTACCGGCCGCGCCTGTTCATCGTCGAGGCGGGCAACAGCTTCGGCCTTTTCGGCGACTTCGCCACGCGCCTGGGCCTGTCGGTGCACCGCGTCAAGCTCGCCCCCGGCGCCGGCATGAGCCTGGCCCCTTTCGCCGACGCCTGGCGTCTGGTGGACACGCCTGGCCAAGTGCAAACGCTGGATGCCGACGACCTCGACGAGGACCGCGACGAGGACCGCGACGAGACAACACAGGTCACGGACGATGATGAGCAGCGCGACGTGCTTGGCGAACTGGAAATCACGGCGCGGCTGATGATCACCGGCGGCGAGGACAAGGAAGAGGCCCGGATGACGCGCGCCGACCGCAGCCTCATCCGCCAGTGCATTCTCGACGCGGCCCAGCGTTGTGTGGCCGACAAGCGCACGGTACTCACGCGCGACGTGCGCGACGCGCTGCGCGGGCGCGCTAACGACATGACACTGCCCGAGGTCCGCCGCGCCCGGTTGCTGGAGATGGCCGACGCGATGGACATGTTCTGCCAAGGCGTGGATGGCGAGATGTTCGACCGACCCGGCACGCCCTGGCCCGAAGCCGACATCACCATCGTCGATCTGGCCACGTTCGCGCGCGAGGGCTACAACGCCCAGCTCTCCATCGCCTACATCAGCCTCATCAACACGGTGAACAACATCGCCGAGCGCGACCAGTTTCTGGGGCGGCCGATCATCAACGTGACCGATGAGGGGCACATCATCACCAAGAACCCGCTGCTCGCACCCTACGTAGTCAAGATCACCAAGATGTGGCGCAAGCTCGGCGCCTGGTACTGGCTCGCGACCCAGAACATCGACGACCTGCCCAAGGCGGCCGAACCGATGCTCAACATGATCGAGTGGTGGATCTGCCTGTCGATGCCGCCGGACGAGGTAGAGAAGATCGCGCGCTTCCGCGAGCTGAACCCGGCGCAGAAGGCACTGATGCTATCGGCGCGCAAGGAGGCTGGCAAGTTCAGTGAGGGCGTGATCCTCTCCAAATCGATGGAAGTGTTGTTTCGTGCTGTCCCACCCAGCCTCTACCTGGCCCTGGCTCAGACGGAACCTGAGGAGAAAGCCGAGCGCTTCCAGTTGATGCAGCAGTACGGCATTGGCGAACTGGATGCTGCATTGAAGATCGCTGAGAGGATCGATTGCGCCCGCGGCATCGCATCGCTTCCACTCGATGGATTGACGCCGTAA
- a CDS encoding conjugal transfer protein, translating to MRRIWTEAAATLIAVMVLGGCATSKDKLLPQGDHTMLDVWNQEAGGSAGGGQPAGQLLDVRQGLRRPVTEADVQGMPATNAAYTRTAANEIYRQFHRLPNPDLVMYVFPHLAGTDPVPVPGYTTVFPLYQRVQYAMPGERLEGY from the coding sequence ATGCGTCGGATCTGGACTGAAGCGGCCGCAACCCTGATCGCGGTCATGGTGCTGGGAGGGTGTGCCACCAGCAAGGACAAGCTGCTGCCGCAGGGCGATCACACCATGCTCGATGTCTGGAACCAGGAGGCCGGCGGCAGTGCGGGCGGTGGCCAGCCCGCTGGGCAACTGCTCGATGTGCGCCAGGGCTTGCGCCGGCCGGTGACCGAAGCCGACGTACAGGGCATGCCCGCGACCAATGCGGCCTACACCCGCACCGCCGCCAACGAGATCTACCGCCAGTTCCACCGACTGCCGAACCCGGACCTCGTGATGTACGTCTTCCCGCACCTAGCTGGCACCGATCCAGTGCCGGTGCCCGGCTACACCACGGTGTTCCCGCTCTACCAGCGAGTGCAGTACGCGATGCCGGGCGAACGCCTGGAGGGCTACTGA
- a CDS encoding integrating conjugative element protein gives MKSNPLLKWLLIPMVLLVVFVGIKLFSGDRGTKLGQPGAANPLTPEEMKAVGIEGDTPRDTVATLVAQVKQLRNELQTALNENKNQKAENERMRTRESAIDQRIQTALDGERGRLQQERDQIANDRQQTQGQLQDLQRRLDGLSGKGSQSDLPIGLGLEEVDGKNFGGGQSGGARSSGGTRWVEPDDAKPSKSGGAGSGPNLPTSFGPAQKTLTDTADSIMSTVDEGGSRAVEASAEPVYTVPSNSTLMGSIAMTALIGRVPIDGTVNDPYPFKVLIGPDNLTANGIDIPDVAGAVVSGTASGDWTLSCVRGQIRSVTFVFQDGTIRTVPEKSSRSQGANGGQASSNGTDGSATRGALGWISDPYGIPCVSGERRSNAQQYLGSQALITAAGAGVASLIKSDNGSVAVVSNSNGSLGTVGISGNEAMGRILAGGVRDMADWVNKLYGQAFAAIYVQPGAKVAVHLEQPLNIDYDAKGRRVNHRIGEAHASDLD, from the coding sequence ATGAAAAGTAACCCCCTCCTCAAGTGGTTGCTGATCCCGATGGTGCTACTGGTGGTCTTCGTCGGCATCAAGCTCTTCTCGGGGGATCGTGGCACCAAGCTCGGTCAGCCCGGTGCTGCCAATCCGCTCACGCCTGAAGAGATGAAGGCCGTGGGTATCGAGGGCGACACGCCGCGCGACACCGTTGCCACGCTGGTCGCCCAGGTCAAGCAGCTGCGCAATGAACTACAGACAGCGCTCAACGAAAACAAGAACCAGAAGGCCGAGAACGAGCGCATGCGCACCCGCGAGAGCGCGATCGACCAACGCATCCAGACCGCATTGGATGGCGAGCGCGGCCGCCTGCAACAGGAGCGCGATCAGATCGCCAACGATCGTCAGCAGACGCAGGGCCAGTTGCAAGACCTGCAGCGGCGCCTCGACGGGCTTTCCGGCAAGGGCAGCCAGTCCGACCTGCCCATCGGGCTGGGCCTGGAGGAGGTCGATGGCAAGAACTTCGGCGGTGGCCAGAGTGGCGGTGCTCGCAGCAGTGGCGGCACGCGCTGGGTGGAGCCGGACGATGCCAAGCCTTCCAAGAGCGGCGGTGCAGGTAGCGGCCCGAACCTACCCACCAGCTTCGGACCCGCGCAGAAGACCCTGACGGATACGGCCGACAGCATTATGAGCACCGTCGATGAGGGCGGCAGCCGCGCCGTGGAGGCCTCCGCCGAGCCGGTCTACACGGTGCCGTCCAACTCAACGCTGATGGGCTCGATTGCCATGACAGCGCTAATCGGACGTGTGCCGATCGACGGTACGGTGAACGACCCGTATCCCTTCAAGGTGCTGATCGGTCCGGACAACCTCACCGCCAACGGCATCGACATTCCTGACGTGGCCGGCGCGGTGGTCAGTGGCACCGCCTCGGGCGACTGGACGCTTTCATGCGTGCGCGGCCAGATCCGCAGCGTGACCTTCGTTTTCCAGGACGGAACCATCCGAACCGTGCCGGAGAAGAGTTCGCGCAGCCAGGGCGCCAACGGTGGCCAGGCCAGCAGCAACGGCACGGACGGCAGCGCCACACGGGGCGCCTTGGGCTGGATCAGCGATCCCTATGGCATTCCCTGCGTCTCCGGCGAGCGGCGCAGCAACGCGCAGCAGTACCTCGGTTCGCAGGCGTTGATTACCGCGGCCGGTGCCGGCGTGGCCTCGCTCATCAAGTCCGACAACGGTAGCGTGGCCGTGGTCTCCAACAGCAACGGCTCGCTCGGCACGGTGGGTATCTCCGGCAACGAGGCCATGGGCCGCATCCTGGCCGGCGGTGTGCGCGACATGGCCGATTGGGTCAACAAGCTCTACGGGCAGGCGTTTGCCGCCATCTACGTGCAGCCTGGTGCCAAGGTCGCCGTCCATCTGGAGCAGCCCCTCAACATCGACTACGACGCCAAGGGGCGGCGGGTCAATCACCGCATTGGAGAAGCTCATGCGTCGGATCTGGACTGA
- a CDS encoding integrating conjugative element protein translates to MKRLVVPALAGFLLSMGLVCTGHAVEILRWERLPLAVPLVVGQERVIFIDRNVRIGLPESIGSHLRVQSAGGAIYLRASEPIPPSRLQLQDVNSGVLILLDIAAEPAKAGQPALEPVRIVAGDGTSSPAKALAGTVTSADEPRDTASAAARRATPVPVVLTRYAAQNLYAPLRTVEPVAGIARVNMHRHLKLDTLLPTLPVHAQALAAWRLEDQWVTAVKLTNTSARHLVLDPRALQGDFVAATFQHAALGPAGQSADTTVVYLVTRGHGLAESLLPKVAPIDAAVDLPAAAAAGQAEGGGARNEK, encoded by the coding sequence ATGAAGCGCCTTGTCGTGCCGGCCCTGGCCGGCTTCCTGCTCAGCATGGGGCTCGTCTGCACCGGCCACGCCGTGGAGATCCTGCGCTGGGAGCGTTTGCCCCTGGCCGTGCCGCTCGTGGTCGGCCAGGAGCGCGTGATCTTCATCGACCGCAACGTGCGCATCGGCCTGCCGGAGAGCATCGGATCGCACCTGCGCGTGCAGAGCGCGGGCGGCGCGATCTATCTGCGCGCAAGCGAGCCGATTCCGCCCTCTCGGTTGCAACTGCAGGATGTGAACTCCGGGGTGCTGATCCTGCTCGACATCGCTGCCGAGCCGGCCAAGGCGGGCCAGCCGGCGCTGGAGCCCGTGCGCATCGTCGCGGGCGATGGGACATCTTCCCCCGCCAAAGCCCTGGCCGGTACCGTCACAAGCGCGGACGAGCCTCGCGACACGGCCAGCGCGGCCGCGCGGCGCGCGACCCCGGTGCCCGTGGTGCTGACACGCTATGCGGCACAGAACCTCTATGCACCACTGCGGACCGTGGAGCCGGTGGCCGGCATCGCCCGCGTGAACATGCACCGGCATCTCAAACTGGATACCTTGCTGCCCACGCTCCCGGTGCACGCGCAGGCGCTGGCCGCGTGGCGGCTCGAGGACCAGTGGGTGACGGCTGTGAAGCTCACCAACACCTCGGCACGGCATCTGGTGCTCGACCCGCGCGCACTGCAGGGCGATTTCGTCGCGGCAACCTTCCAACATGCGGCCCTGGGGCCGGCCGGCCAGTCGGCCGATACCACCGTGGTCTACCTCGTTACCCGTGGCCATGGCCTGGCCGAGTCGCTGTTGCCGAAGGTGGCACCCATCGACGCCGCCGTGGACCTGCCGGCGGCAGCCGCAGCCGGCCAGGCCGAAGGAGGAGGTGCCCGTAATGAAAAGTAA
- a CDS encoding integrating conjugative element protein has product MSRFKNEVMHLQAHVKTLRLGAAALFVVALLLGFAWWSSPKSLTIHVPPDLRSGSTRKWWDVPPESVYAFTFYIWQQAQRWPTNGEEDYPRNLRALSAYFTPSCLSFLQQDYEFRRNNGELRLRVRGIYEIPGRGYGDDPASRVQVVSANDWIVMLDVSADEYLGAEQVKRALVRYALKVVRMDVDPEHNPFGLSVDCYASAPQRIELAPAPASASQPAAATHLQGGAP; this is encoded by the coding sequence ATGAGCCGGTTCAAGAACGAAGTCATGCACCTGCAGGCGCATGTCAAAACCTTGCGCCTCGGTGCCGCCGCGCTTTTCGTCGTGGCGCTGCTGCTCGGGTTCGCCTGGTGGAGTTCGCCGAAGAGCTTGACCATCCACGTGCCTCCGGACCTGCGTTCGGGAAGCACCCGCAAGTGGTGGGACGTGCCTCCTGAGAGCGTCTACGCCTTCACCTTTTACATCTGGCAGCAGGCCCAGCGCTGGCCGACCAATGGTGAGGAGGACTACCCGCGCAACCTCAGGGCCCTGTCCGCCTACTTCACGCCGAGCTGCCTGTCCTTCCTGCAACAGGACTACGAATTCCGGCGCAACAACGGCGAGCTGCGCCTGCGCGTGCGCGGCATCTACGAAATTCCCGGTCGAGGCTACGGCGACGATCCCGCGTCGCGCGTGCAAGTTGTGTCGGCGAACGATTGGATCGTCATGCTCGACGTGAGCGCCGACGAGTACTTGGGCGCCGAGCAGGTCAAGCGCGCACTGGTGCGCTACGCCTTGAAGGTCGTGCGCATGGATGTCGATCCGGAGCACAACCCCTTCGGTCTGTCCGTGGACTGCTACGCGAGCGCGCCGCAGCGCATTGAACTTGCGCCGGCACCTGCGTCGGCCAGCCAACCCGCCGCTGCCACCCATTTGCAAGGAGGCGCCCCATGA
- a CDS encoding conjugal transfer protein: MASYPQIPRQAQHDGPGDGLVTFLPHRLNRHPVVVRGLTADELWVCAGLSAVAGFLAGLPLAWLTHSIAMVPTLIVVGIGIGVFAGGGLLRRQKRGRPDTWLYRQLQWRLALRYPSLVAHVGGGQLITRSGWWTTRRQGSSTCIRRGAA; encoded by the coding sequence ATGGCCAGCTACCCGCAAATCCCGAGGCAGGCTCAACATGATGGCCCGGGGGATGGGCTCGTGACCTTCCTGCCGCATCGTTTGAACCGCCATCCAGTGGTCGTACGCGGATTGACCGCCGACGAGCTGTGGGTCTGCGCCGGCCTGTCGGCCGTAGCCGGCTTCCTGGCCGGGTTGCCGCTGGCTTGGCTGACCCACAGTATCGCCATGGTGCCGACACTGATCGTCGTCGGCATCGGGATCGGCGTCTTCGCGGGTGGCGGCTTACTGCGCCGGCAAAAGCGCGGTCGGCCCGACACCTGGCTGTACCGCCAGCTCCAGTGGCGGCTTGCGCTGCGCTACCCCTCGCTGGTTGCCCACGTAGGGGGAGGGCAGCTCATCACTCGCTCTGGCTGGTGGACCACGCGGCGCCAGGGGTCTTCCACGTGCATCCGTCGAGGTGCCGCATGA
- a CDS encoding integrating conjugative element membrane protein, translating to MNTCSTSHRAARTAAMLVSLGITATPLASFAGLPTMEDPSRGAGKGILQTLQNYGYDIVMLIALLVVASMFIGVCYHAYTRYAEIHTGRATWGQFGLTVAVGAMLLIVGIWLLTKAAGVL from the coding sequence ATGAACACTTGTTCGACTTCTCATCGCGCCGCACGCACTGCTGCCATGCTCGTTTCGCTGGGCATCACGGCCACGCCGCTGGCCTCGTTCGCCGGCTTGCCGACCATGGAAGACCCATCGCGCGGCGCGGGTAAGGGCATCCTGCAAACGCTGCAGAACTACGGCTACGACATCGTGATGCTCATTGCGCTGCTGGTGGTTGCCTCGATGTTCATCGGGGTCTGCTACCACGCTTATACGCGTTACGCCGAGATCCACACCGGCCGTGCCACCTGGGGCCAGTTCGGCCTCACGGTGGCGGTGGGCGCTATGCTGCTGATCGTTGGCATCTGGCTGCTGACCAAGGCGGCCGGTGTGCTCTGA
- a CDS encoding integrating conjugative element protein encodes MTPSADQVAAFQANGGFTPATVSTVVLGFVFAVLLLWGVWAMRTAYVGWAENRITQRQFLGVVVRFVAMYLVLSFFLLS; translated from the coding sequence ATGACGCCTTCCGCCGATCAGGTCGCCGCATTCCAGGCCAACGGCGGTTTCACGCCCGCGACCGTCTCCACCGTTGTCCTCGGCTTCGTCTTCGCCGTCCTGCTGCTGTGGGGCGTTTGGGCGATGCGTACCGCCTATGTCGGCTGGGCCGAGAACCGAATAACTCAGCGCCAGTTCCTCGGTGTGGTCGTACGCTTCGTCGCGATGTACCTGGTGCTGAGCTTCTTCCTCCTGTCCTGA
- a CDS encoding integrative conjugative element protein, RAQPRD family: protein MKQTCRRNGTWPRAMVMLLLALTLSFSDVRGAIPSDGALEREELSALARQIELADRLAEHAANTALNERARYHFDYARLRADLKRIRAGVQDYLVPQRAQPRDPVPLAGDYVHRDERQESSP from the coding sequence ATGAAACAGACCTGCCGACGCAATGGCACGTGGCCGCGTGCAATGGTCATGCTGCTCCTGGCGCTGACCCTCTCGTTTTCGGACGTGCGTGGGGCCATTCCCTCCGATGGCGCCCTGGAGCGTGAGGAGCTCTCCGCTCTGGCACGCCAGATCGAACTGGCTGACCGCCTGGCAGAGCACGCCGCCAACACCGCGCTGAATGAACGTGCTCGCTACCACTTCGATTACGCCCGGCTGCGAGCGGACCTCAAGCGCATCCGCGCAGGCGTGCAGGACTACCTCGTCCCGCAGCGAGCCCAGCCGCGCGATCCCGTTCCCCTGGCCGGCGACTACGTGCACCGCGATGAACGGCAGGAGTCATCGCCATGA
- a CDS encoding membrane protein → MSDPAAAAQRQQVHQQGLIAGLITLPFHFFGVLCGSLLLCIVIECIGVHFFWPQESWRHAQGMLNHELALVSESFTRSVLVQEPGRTARHLVELAYDCLFVKSGLLDWIRDAASHASAGVRSQAHDLRYYLGMVYVHVERYLIASAYTALVFLVRLLVLTLTLPLFLMAAFVGLVDGLVRRDVRSFGAGRETGFVYHRAKASLMPLAILPWVTYLALPVSVHPLLILLPSAAMFGVAVCIAAATFKKYL, encoded by the coding sequence ATGAGCGATCCGGCCGCCGCAGCGCAGCGCCAGCAGGTCCACCAACAGGGGCTGATCGCGGGCCTTATCACCTTGCCGTTCCACTTCTTCGGCGTGCTATGCGGCTCGTTGCTCCTGTGCATCGTGATCGAGTGCATCGGGGTACACTTCTTCTGGCCGCAGGAGAGCTGGCGCCACGCCCAGGGCATGCTCAACCACGAGTTGGCCCTGGTGTCGGAGAGCTTTACGCGTAGCGTGCTGGTGCAGGAACCAGGCCGCACCGCCCGGCATCTTGTCGAGCTGGCCTACGACTGTCTTTTCGTGAAAAGCGGGCTGCTCGACTGGATACGCGATGCCGCCAGCCACGCCAGCGCCGGTGTCCGCAGCCAGGCCCATGACTTGCGCTACTACCTGGGCATGGTCTATGTGCATGTGGAGCGCTACTTGATCGCCTCGGCCTACACCGCGCTCGTGTTTCTCGTGCGGCTGCTGGTGCTGACGCTGACCTTGCCGCTGTTCCTGATGGCCGCCTTCGTCGGCCTGGTGGATGGGTTGGTTCGGCGCGACGTGCGCAGCTTCGGAGCCGGCCGAGAGACGGGATTCGTCTACCACCGAGCGAAGGCCAGCCTGATGCCGCTGGCCATCCTGCCGTGGGTTACTTACCTGGCACTGCCGGTAAGCGTCCATCCGCTGCTGATCCTGTTGCCCAGCGCAGCTATGTTCGGCGTAGCCGTGTGCATCGCAGCAGCGACGTTCAAGAAGTACCTCTAG